Below is a window of Micromonospora chersina DNA.
GCGCCGCCGGCACGTCCGCCGCCGGGACGCGATGATCCGGGCGCTCCGCGAACACCTGCCTGGTGCGGTGGTGCACGGCGCCGCGGCCGGCCTGCACCTGCTGGTGACGTTGCCCCGCGAGGTCGACGACACCGCCCTCGCGGCGGCGGCGCTGCGCCGTGGCGTGAAGGTCCAGCCCCTCTCGTGGCACGCGCAGCACCCGCAACCCCCCGGCCTGGTCCTGGGCTACGCCGCCAACCCACCCTCCGAGATCGACCGCGCCCTGAGAACCCTGGCCACCACCCTCCACGACCTGAGGTGACGCGCCCCCGTCGCCGCGTTGATCAAGAGGTTTGCGTCTCCAGGGAGATCGATCCGGACGCAAACCTCTTGATCAACGGGAGGCGGGCGGGTGGTAGAGGGCGGCGAGGGCGGTGGCCGTCTCCGCGAGGCGGGCGCGGAGGGTGGCGGGGGTCAGGACCTCCACCTCGGCGCCGAGGCGCAGCAGGTCGCCGTGCGCGTGGGTGAGCGACTCGATGGGTACGACGGCCCGGACCCAGCCCGCCGCGTCGGGCGGGCCGGCGCTCGCGTCCACCGCCGCGACCACGGCGTCGCTCGCGACCTCCCGCAGCCGTTCCCGGCCCCGGGGCGAGAGCCGGATGGTCGCCTCGTCCCGGTGCAGCCCGGCCCGGAAGGCGACCACGTGCGCCCGCCACCAGGCCGGCAGGTCGAACTCGGGGCGGTCGAACGGCTCGTCCAGCGGGGTCAGGTCGAGGATCTGGTTGACCCGGTAGGTGGCCGGGTCGGCACGGTCCGGCCGGGCGGCCACCACGTACCAGCGGCCGCCCTTGAGCACCAGCCCGTACGGTTCGAGGACCCGGGTCACCTCCCCGGTCCAGCTCCGGTAGCGGACCCGGATCCGGTGCTCCCGCCACACCGCCTCGGCCGCGGCGGCCAGGTACGGCGACGGGTCGCCG
It encodes the following:
- a CDS encoding helix-turn-helix transcriptional regulator codes for the protein MRASRLLSLLLLLQAHGRLTAAELARRLEVSVRTVYRDVESLHAAGIPLYGEAGHAGGYRLVDGWRTRLTGLTAEEADRLLFAGLPGPAAELGYQSVVATLQLKLRAALPPPLADRADRLQQRFHLDTPGWYSDGDPSPYLAAAAEAVWREHRIRVRYRSWTGEVTRVLEPYGLVLKGGRWYVVAARPDRADPATYRVNQILDLTPLDEPFDRPEFDLPAWWRAHVVAFRAGLHRDEATIRLSPRGRERLREVASDAVVAAVDASAGPPDAAGWVRAVVPIESLTHAHGDLLRLGAEVEVLTPATLRARLAETATALAALYHPPASR